The stretch of DNA TGCTGCCGAAGTTCAGTGCGTCCGCAATCATCGGCACCTGCATTGATGACTTTCACGTGGACCCGAGCAAACAGCGTCGGATTTTGTCGAACCCTGCCAACATGCCGCATCGCGCGGATATTCACATCGGGCCGTTAACCCTCAGCCTCTTAGTCACGGCCATTATGAGCCCCACGGGCGAGTACTTGGGGAATGCGTTGGAGTGGGCCGATGTCACCGAGAAGCGCAGACTCGAAACCGAAATGTCCCGGCTCAAAGCATCTCTCGACAATGCACGATCAAACGTGCTCGTGTGCGATCGCACCTACACCATCGTGTATGCCAATAACCAGTCTGTCACCACATTGCGCCGGTTAGAATCCGATATTCAAAAAGTCATGCCCGGGTTCTCCGTCGCCAAAGTCATCGGGTCGAACGTCGACCAGTACCACAAGAATCCAGCGCACCAACGCCGTTTGCTCGACAACCCGCAGAACTTGCCGTACCGAACAGAAATCAAGATCGGGCCATTGACGCTCGACCTTGCGGTCGCGGCCATCATGGGTGAAAAGGGCGAGTACCTCGGGAACGTGGTCGAGTGGGCCGATGTCAGCGCCCAGAAGAAGGCGCAGATCGAAATCGACAAGCTCATCGGTGCGGCAGCGGCCGGACAGCTTTCAGAACGCATTAATGCGGCGGATTTTGACGGCTTCTTTAAGACGCTCTCCGAAGGCGTGAATAAGATGCTCGATGCCGTCGTGACGCCCTTGCATGAGGCTCAGATGGTGCTCACAGCGATGGCGGCCAACGATCTCACCAAGACCATGACGGGGACCTATCAGGGTGAGTTCGAGCAAATGAAGGCCAGCCTGAACGGTGCGATGAATACGTTGAGTACCGCGATCTCGACCGTGCGCGGCGGCGCGGAAAGTGTCACCGCCGGCGCGGAGGAGATCACCAAGGGCAACGAGGATCTTTCTCAGCGCACGTCTGAGCAAGCCAGTGCGTTGGAGCAGACGTCGGCTTCTATGGAAGAGATGACCTCGACCGTAAAGCAAAATGCCGACAATGCGAAACAGGCTAACCAGCTGGCGATTGCCGCACGCGACATCGCCGACAAGGGCGGGTCCGTCACGGTCCGTGCCGTCGAAGCCATGGGAGAGATCAACAAGAGCAGCAAAAAGATTGCGGACATTATCACGGTCATCGACGAGATCGCTTTCCAGACCAACCTGCTGGCCTTGAATGCCGCCGTCGAGGCGGCCAGGGCAGGGGAACATGGTCGCGGGTTTGCGGTCGTGGCCGCCGAAGTCCGTAACCTGGCACAGCGGTCGGCGACGGCTGCCAAGGAAATTAAAGGATTGATCAACGAGTCCATCCAACGCGTGAACGACGGCAGCGAACTGGTCAATCAATCCGGCAAGACGCTGGAAGAGATTGTCAGCTCAGTCAAGCGCGTCACGGACATCATTGCTGAAATCACCGCGGCGTCCCAGGAGCAGGCCCAGGGGATCGACCAGGTCAACAAGGCCATCATGCAGATGGACGAGACGACGCAGCAGAACGCGGCGTTGGTTGAAGAAACGACGTCGGCCAGCCAGTCGATGAAAGACCAGGCGCAGGAACTCATGCGTCAGGTTGAAGTGTTCAAGGTTGACGAGGAAGGAGCCCAGCAGGCATCGCCGACGCGACCTGCGACCGGGAAGCCAACGGTCAAGGCTGGTGGCGCCCCCAAACCGGCCCTTAAAAAGCCGGTATTCTCGTCCAAAGCGGGGGAGGCCAAAGCCCCGGTCGGTGTGGCGGCCGGGAATGGTCACGATCGCCGTAAGAAAGATGACGATTTCGAGGAATTCTAGGTCCGGGGCTGCGGGGATGGGCAGTAGTTGTCCATTCCCGCAGCAGCCTCAGAACCTGTTCCATGCGGAATTGCGTGTGACAATACGCTCAAGGCCCAGCGCCTGAGCCGGTTTCGATTGAATCCACCTCTAGCCCAGGGACGGATCATGGATCTTAAAACGACGCTTTGGTATCTCGTCCTCTCCAGTTTGACGGTCGCGTATCTCGTCGTCTTGGCGGGGGTTCGAGCAGCCAAATCCCATGATGTGAATCATCACTCCCATCGCATGATCGTGGGGTGCACGATCATCGGTATCTGGCTGGTGGCCTACGTCCTGAAACAAGCAATCTTCGGCCGTGAATCGTTCAAAGGCCCTGATAGCGCCTATTGGACGGTCTATGTCCCAATCTTTGTGACACACATGTTGTTCGCGATCACGACCATAGGACTAGGCGCCTACAATCTGTATATGGGCCTGCATCGCCTTCGATATGGAAGTGTCGGAGCCATGGTCGCCGGCATGACCACCCATCGCCGCATGGGGAATGCGCTCGTCTGGACGTTCAGCGGCACCATGATCACGGCCTATCTGGTCTATTTAATGCTGTTTGTCTGGTACCGGAGCTAACACGATGGACTACGCCATTACGACACAGGAATATGAGCAAATCCGTACCTTGTTGTATGACGAAAGCGGCATTTCATTGGGGGACAGCAAGCAATCCCTGGTGGTATCCCGCCTCACGAAGCGCTTGCGCGACCTCCAACTGGAGAGCTTCGATTCCTACTATCAGTACGTGACTCAGGACGACAGCGGCGAAGAATTCACCCGAATGCTGGACCTGCTCTCCACGAACAAAACGGATTTTTTCCGCGAACCCAAGCATTTCGACTTTCTTCGCGAGCGCATTCTTCCCACACTGCAACAGGAAAAACACATCCGCATCTGGTCTTCCGCCTGTTCCACCGGCGAGGAGCCCTATACCATCGCCATGACGCTGCACGACGCCGTCAAGAACCCGGCCTTGTGGAACTTTGAAATTCTGGCCTCAGACATCTCCACCCGTGTATTGGCCCATGCCGCCAAGGGCCTGTATGCGGAGGAACGCCTCCGCGATGTGCCGGCGGAAGTCGTAAAACGGCATTTCCTTCACGGACGCGGCGACAGCGCAGGGCTCGTGAAAGTCAAACCGCATCTCTCGGAGATCATCAAGTTTCGGCGGATGAATTTGATGGATGATCGCTTTCCCATTAAAGCGCCTTTGGATCTGATCTTCTGCCGGAATGTGATGATCTATTTCGATCGCCCGACGCAGGAACGTCTGGTCAACAAGTTTTATCATCATCTGAAACCAGGCGGACATCTCTTCATCGGCCACTCAGAAAGCCTCCAATGGGTCTCCCACCCATTCAAGACCCTTGCGCCGACCATCTACTGGAAGGAAGGCTAATCGGAATGGCCGCAGTCAATCTTGACACGTTCTCCCATATCCGGCGGATGCACGATAATCGTTTCCTGACCGAGATTGCCTGCATTCTGCCGGGCGAGTTTTTTGTCAGCCGGGAACCCATGGTGGTCTATACCGTGCTCGGCTCCTGCATTTCGGCCTGCATTCGTGATCCGGTTGCAAAAGTCGGCGGCATGAATCATTTCATGCTCCCGGCGCCGAAAGAGCATCAGTCTGGCGATGCCTGGGGAGGGGAGTCTACACGGTATGGCTCCTTTGCCATGGAACAACTGATCAATGAAATCTTGAAACGCGGCGGGATGAAGCATCGCTTGGAAGTCAAATTGTTCGGTGCCGGGAAGATCTACGAAGGCAATATTGATGTCGGAGCCAGAAATACGGAATGGGTCCTACATTTCCTCAAAAACGAAGGGTACACAATTGCAAAAAGTGATCTAGGCGATGTGTTCCCACGGAAAGTGTATTACTTTACGGATTCAGGGCGAGTTCTGATGAAGAAGATCGAACGAGTGAAAAATCGGACGATCTTCGAACGGGAAACCGAATACCAACACCGGATCGAAGTCGAACCGACGGCAACCAAGGACAACATCACGTTGTTCTGAGCACAGTGTCTCATTCGCCGATCGAAGTTCTCGACTCCGGACGCGGGTGCATCACGTTGATCAGATACGAGGGAGACTATGAAAAAAATACGGGTCCTGATCATCGACGATTCAGCCCTCATGCGACAAGTGTTGGCCGAATTGCTTTCAAAGGATCCAACGATCGAGGTGATCGGCAGTGCTCCGGATCCCTATGTGGCGCGAGAGAAAATCAAGACGCTCAATCCCGATGTCCTGACGCTGGATGTGGAAATGCCAAAAATGGATGGGCTCACCTTTCTCGAGAAACTCATGCGTGGACGACCGATGCCGGTCATCATGGTGAGTTCCCTCACGGAGGCCGGATGCCAAACCACCATTCGAGCATTGGAATTGGGGGCCGTCGACTTTATCACCAAACCAAAAATTGATTTACGGGAAGGAATGGACGCCATCGCAGACGATCTGCTGGCTAAGGTGAAGGGCGCCGCCACCGCTTCCGTCCGGCGCGCTCCGACAGCCTCTCCCCAAGGCAGCTCGCGGCCGGCCGCGCTGAACTCGGCGATGATCAAGACCACAGATATGATCATCGCCATTGGGGCTTCAACCGGAGGTACAGAGGCGGTGAAGGAGGTGTTGCAGGTGCTGCCACCCAACACCCCTCCGATTCTGATCACGCAACACATGCCGGAGCGTTTCACCAAAACGTGGGCCGATCGCATGAACCAACTCTGCCGCATCTCGGTGAAGGAAGCCGAGGACGGAGACAGTGTGCTGCCCGGACACGCGCTCATTGCTCCCGGCAATTACCATATGACGCTGGTCCGCAGCGGCGCACGGTATTCAGTTCGCATCAACCAAGACGATCCGGTGAATCGCCATCGTCCATCAGTCGACGTCATGTTCGACTCCGTCGCGCAGTTCGCCGGCGGAAATGCCGTCGGCGTGATCCTGACCGGGATGGGCGGTGACGGATCCAGGGGCCTCCTTCGGATGAAGGAAGCCGGCGCCCACACCATCGCACAGGATGAGGCCTCTTGCGTTGTCTTCGGTATGCCGAAAGAGGCCATCAAGCTCGGTGCCGCCGAACGGATTCTTCCGCTGCAAGACGTCGCGTCGGGTATTCTCACGCATGTATCCCGCACCTAACCATTTCACATTCACGCAAAAGGAGTTCAGCATGAAAATTACCCAGGAAGTGCGCAACACACAAGTGACATTAAAACTCGAAGGAAACTTTACCTATACTCAGCGCAAGCCGTTTCAGGAGGCGTTGAAGGCCGTCGGCACCAATCAAGTGGATGAAATCGTTATCGACCTGTCGCAGGTAGCCTTCCTCGACAGCGCGGCGCTGGGATTGTTGATGATCAGTCATCGGCAACTCCAAGCCGAGAAGCGGACGCTCTCGTTGGCCTATCCTCAACCGACCGTTCGCCAAATTATTGAACTGGCGAATCTGCACAAAACGATTCCGGTGATTGAGGCGCAGGTGTCGTCCATGGTTAAGAAGAGCGCATAAATTCCGTCCCCAGGCCCAGGAAGGAGCGCTGCATGCAGATTACGGAACGCCGTATCGGAGAGTCTGTCATTCTCGATTTGATGGGGGAATTAACCTACGCGAATCGTACGATCTTCAAGGCTGCGGTGGAGCAATGCAAACGAGGCGGGTGTCGACACCTGATCTTGAACATGCGTGGCGTCCGATTTCTCGATAGTTCCGCGCTCGGCACCTTAGCGTTGCTGACGCAGAGCCTTTCGGCCACGCAGGGGAAAGTCAGCCTGCTGAATCCTCAGAGTTATGTCAAAGAGATTGTCACCCTGGCAAATCTTCATACGCTTCTGCCGGTCTATACTTCGGAACAGGATGCCCTTGCGGGGAGCCGACTTCCGGCGGTCGGATAAGTCCGGTATGAGGAGCAGCAGACGTGGCTGAGCCAGCGCGTATTATTGACCCAACTCCTGCCGCAAAGGCCTCCAAGTCGGTGCCGGTCATCCTCCTCGTCGACGACGATGAGATTACCCGTATTAGTATGGCTGGGCGGCTGAAGCGGTTGGGCTACCGTGTCATCGAAGCCAGCGACGGAGTCGCTGGCTTGGCCGCCATCCGCGCACAGCGTCCCGATCTCGTGATTCTCGATTGGATGATGCCGGGTCTGGATGGCCCCAGCGTCTGCGAGGCGCTCCGTGCGGATCAGGAGTTACGGTCCAGTCAGGTCGTGCTCATGACTGCACACGACCAACCCGAACAAATTGCGGAAGGGCTCTCCCGCGGCGCCGATGATTTTCTCAGCAAAGCGGCAAGTAAGCAGGAAGTCTTGGCACGGGTGCAGGCCAGTCTCAGATCCAGCGCGCTTGTCCGCGAAATCGAACGCACCCGCGATGATCTTGATCGTTCCCATCGGCTGCTGTCCGCCAAACAAACCGAACTGGAGAGCGAACTGCAATCGGCTGCGGACTTCGTGCGTGCGCAGCTGCCTCTCCCCGGCATGCCGGCACCGGGAATCAGCATGCAGTGGGCCTACCAACCGTCTCTCGCTTTGGGCGGCGATTTGTTTCAGGTCAGCGCCTGGGGTTCTGACACATTGGGATTCTATATTCTCGATGCGTCGGGCCACGGTGTGTCCGCAGCGTTGCGCGCGGTCGCGCTGATGAGTTTTTTGCGTGAAGACAATCTCGCGAAAGCGGTCGGATCTTTTGATCCGGGAGCCATCATCACTGAGGCCAACCGTCGCTTTCCGTTGACCCCGGAGGGGGAATACTTCACCTTGTGGGTAGGGCGTCTGCACCTCCCGTCGCGCACCTTATCGTATGCCGCAGCAGGGCACTGCGGCGCATTCCTGCATTCCATCGAAGGGACCTCCCAATGGTTATCCTCGGCCAGTCTTCCTTTAGGTTTCGATCCGACCATCACCTTCGACAGTACGACCGCACAATTGCAGCTCCGGGATCGTCTGTATCTTCTGAGTGACGGGATCTATGAAGCCCCGTCGCCGACAGGGGAGTTGTGGGGCAGAGACCGTCTGCAAGCGACACTGGAAACCCATCGCACGCACACGTTGGCACACAGCATAGGAGAAGCTATGGCAACGGCCCGACTGTGGCTAGGGGGCGACATTTTCCCTGATGATGTGGCGCTTCTCGGCGTCGAAGTATTGGACGGCTCGGCTTCGGCAACGGAAAAGCCGTAATGGACGCACAACCTGTCATGGACCTGGCCGCTGCCTTGGAACGGTTCGACGGTGATCAGGACCTCTTTCTGACCCTGGCCGAGATGTTCCTCGAGCGAGCCCCTACCGCACTCATCGGGATCCAGACCGCGCTCGTCGACCAGGATCTGCCGTTGTTGGTGAAGGAAGCCCATAAATTAAAGGGATCGGCCATGGAGTTCTGCGCCCGCCCAACCGTGGCCGCAGCAGCACAGCTTGAAGAATCGGCCCGTCAGTCGGCCACACAGGAAATCCCCGCGCTCGCGGACCAAGTGTCCGTTGAGCTCCAACGGTTAACGGCGGCCTTGAAGGTGATTATCGAAAAAGGATTTCCTTCATGACGCCTGCCTCCAACGCCAAAAAGCTGTTACTGGTTCATCCCAGTGCGGAGACATCGGCACTGGTTATGGAACAGGCGACGGCACGTGGGATCTCGGTCATCACGGCACCAGATTCGGATGGGGCCTTATCAATGATGGACATGGCCATGCCCGACATCTTATTGGTCGACTGGTTTCAGCCGGCAAAGACCAGGCTAGCGCTTCTCCATGAGGCCCGCCGCCGTTGTCTCTGGATGCCGATTATCGCCACGGCACACAAAGGGGATGAGCATGCCATTCTGGACGCCGTTCGTGCGGGTGCGGGAGATTACCTCTACAGTCCAGTCCGAGTTGAAGAATTCTGGAAGGCTCTGAATCGGGCGTTCGAGCGAATTCCTCAGACCGTTGAGGATATTCCTGGCATTGAACAGGTGGAGTATCGGCTCGTCATCGGCACCAATCCTGCCGATGTCGAGTCTTGTGTGACGTGGCTCGTCGAGCGGACGGCCATGACCTTACCGGAAACCCAGCGGCTGCACCTCCGCACCACGCTTATCGAACTGATCGTCAACGCGGTCGAACATGGCAGCCTTGAAATCTTCTACCAGGAGAAACATGAAGCGCTCAGCGCCGATCAGTTTGAGTCGCTGATCGCCGACCGCCGCCGGCATCCGCGGTTTGCAACGCGCCGTGTCATTGTCAAAGCCCTGTACGACAAAATCCATCGCCGCATCCGGTACGTCATTACGGATCAGGGGAACGGGTTTCGCTGGAACGGCTTCCTCACGCGATCGGACGAGCCCTGCGATAGCCGCGACGCGAATGGACGCGGCGTCTTTCTCGCCAAGGCCTTCTTTCCTGATCTCACCTATAACGAACGCGGCACGGAAGTGTCTTTTTCTGTGCCCCTGGCATAGGACACGTGCTTGGCGACGCCATCTGACTTGACGCCGCCTGTAGCCAGGGTTTATCTTCCCTTCGCCGATTCGCATTTTTTGCCACACGGTCATCTATGAGGCACCTCATGACTCCTCGCACGCCCCTGATGGTCTCGTTCCTGCTCCTCACTTTCTTGTCCGGCTGCAGTACCAGCGAATGGGTACACCCGAGCCGTCCGAAAGATCAATTCACGCAGGACTATAACAAGTGCCAAGCCGACACCATGCGTGATCCCAAGCTCCAACAGGGCATTCAGCTACTGATCATCCAGGCCACCGAGCGTTGCGTCCAGAAGCAGGGGTGGCGTTTGGTAGAAAAAGAATAGACGAGCGAGCGTCTGGTCCGGCGATCGACGACAGCCGACGCCTCTTGCGACCAAACCGCGGTTCGATCGCTCGAGACGACCTCCCTGCTGACCCGCCTCTGTGAACAGCACCGTTTTTGTTGACGGACGGATCCAGCTCCGCTATGTAGATGACGAGGCAGCCATCTTCGTGGCGAACTCGTCAGACTCACGACTCGCGCTCCACGATCAGCCGATTCCTTGTATCGGCGCGTTGGCGGCTTCCAGCACATCCTCGTTCGGGCCATGAGCACATCCACTAGTTCCGGCTTGCCATGGCACATTAGCCGCTTGTCGGAACAGAAACAGGAACAGACGTATGACACGAATTGATCTCATCGCCGGCGCCAGACCCAATTTCATGAAGATTGCGCCGATCATCGACGCCTTGACTGCGGCCCGCTCGAAGGGCAGCCGGCTACAGTACCGGCTCATCCATACGGGGCAGCACTATGATCGTGCCATGTCGGGAAGTTTCTTTGAGGAACTCGGAATCCCTGATCCGGACATCAATCTAGAAGTGGGGTCCGGAACTCAGGCCGAGCAAACAGCGGCCATCATGGTGAACTATGAACGAGTCCTGTCCAAAGAGAAGAGTGCGCTCTGTCTGGTCGTCGGAGATGTGACCTCGACGATGGCTTGTTCCATCGTCGCGCGCAAGATGGGTATTCCAGTGGCCCATGTGGAAGGCGGCATTCGCTCGCACGACTGGACCATGCCGGAAGAGATCAATCGTGTCGTCACCGATTCCCTCACCAATTGGTTCTTTACCACCAGCGACACTGCCAACGAGAATCTGCGTCGCGCCGGAGTGACGGACGATCGAATCTTCTTCGTCGGCAACACCATGATCGATACGCTGCTGAAGCAACTCCCACGGTTACGCCCGCCGTCATGTTGGACTTCGCTCGCGCTGGAACCCAACTCATACTTTGTCGTGACGCTCCATCGACCGGCCAATGTGGATGGGGAGCAGCAACTGCTCGGACTGTTGCAAGCCATCGCGGAGGGGACTCACGGCTTACCGGTGGTATTTCCGGTACACCCGCGGACCGCTAAGAATTTGCGGGAGGCAGGGAAGACATTGCCCTCCATGCACTATGTCGATCCATTGGGCTACCTTGAATTCAACTACCTCGTCAAACACGCCCGCGGGGTGATTACGGATTCGGGCGGCATCACCGAAGAAACGACGGTACTCGGAATCCCTTGCCTGACCTTGCGCGACAACACCGAGCGACCGGAGACCGTCACGATCGGAACCAATGAACTGATTGGAACCGATCCGCGGAAACTACCTCCGGCACTGGCGCGCCTGATGGCCGGCCAGTGGAAGAAAGGTGCAATTCCACCCCGGTGGGACGGAAAGACGGCCGAGCGAATCGTGGAACACTTGGAAACGCTGCTCCTCTCATCATGACTGCATTCAAACCCTACGAATAGACGAGGACCTTGCGACACATCACTCATTACGGTAAAGTAATGATAGCTACTTTATGTAAGGAGGAACGATGTCCACCTCGACGTTGACCAGCAAAGGCCAGACCACCATACCGAAAGACGTCCGTGAACGGCTCAATCTCCATCCAGGGGATCGTCTAGAATTTGTCATCGACGAGGACGGACGGGTGATTGTGCTTCCGGCGAGTGTCGATGCCTCGGAGCTTGCCGGCATGCTCAAGCGGCCGGCCAAGCCGGTCACTGTCGAAGAGATGAATCAAGTGATTCGCAAGCGGGGGGGGCGGCGATGATCGGGATCGATACGAATGTGCTCGTCAGGCACTTAGTACAAGACGACCCCCGTCAGGCACACGCAGCCACACAGGTCATCACGAAGCAATGCACGCGGGATAACCCAGGATTTATTAACCGCATCGTCCTCTGCGAGCTAGTCTGGGTCTTGGAGAGCGCCTACGGATATTCGAAAGACACGATCGTGAATGTCCTGGATCGTCTTCTGCGTACGAGCCAACTCAGAGTGGAGGATGCACAGACAGCATGGACGGCCTATCGGCTGTATCAAAAGGGGAAGGCGGATTTTTCGGATTGCCTTCTGGGATCAACCAACCGCTTGGGCGGCTGTGAGTCGACCGTCACCTTTGATCGAGCCGCCGGTAAACTCGAAGGATTCCAGTTGCTGTAGTGGCCTTGCCTGACCTTGCGCGACAACACCGAGCGACCGGAGACCGTCACGATCGGGACCAATGAGCTGATTGGAACCGATCCGCGGAAACTACCTCCGGCACTGGCGCGCCTGATGGCCGGCCAGTGGAAGAAAGGTGCAATTCCACCGCGATGGGACGGAAAGACGGCCGAGCGAATCGTGGAACATCTCCGAACACTGTTGGTGCGCGCATAGCTCCAACCGCATACCCCGTAGGATTCAAAACGTCGCAGATCGAGGGTGACATCCCCGTAGACTACTTGAACACGCGTGCGTCGATCTCCTCGTTATGTACCAAGTCTCAACTCGTCTTCGCTCGACACTATCCGTGAACCAACCGCACCCAGCACTCAGGCCTTCGAGGGCTGCATTCCACACATTCGCATTGTTGGGGGTAGAAGAGCAGGGAACGTGCGCTACAGGATGCGCAAACGAGTCATGAATTCATGCGGGAGAGAACCGGTATAGGCGACCCGCAGTGTCGTGATCGGATGCTTGGACCCATACCGTTTCGACGCCCATCCTCCCACCGGTTGTACGCTGCCCTCACAGAGAGTGCTCGCGCCTCCTTCAACCGTGAGCAGGAGCGGGGGATTACACCCTTCCAAGCGATATCCCCCATCCACGGGAATAGGCCGGCACCCCAAGTGCCAATTGAGCTCCACCTGGTGCACGCCGGTCCCCGTGAGCCAGTCCCAAATCATCCAGGAACCGGGCGGCTCATACGACACCCCTCGCAAATGGGTCACACCTAATCGATCCTTGTATCCATAATGCCGGGCGATCACGGTGATTTTCCCTTCGGGCGTCTCATCTTTGTAGACCAGGTGGGTGTCAAAGGGCAGGGACCAGGCCAATGAACCGTCTTGTATCGCCTGGTCCAACCCATCGATGGTGACCGTATTGTGAGCGCGTGTACTACGAAAATACGCCCGCCACTCATCATGACCGGTGAAGGTATAGGTGCCCGGGTCGATCAGCACATCCTGCGCGCCCACCTGCAAAAACAGCGACAGGGCATCGGCATGCCCGTGCGTATACCGTGGCGCCATCCCCAGCGCACCATGATCGAAAATCGCCCTGTCTCGCGTGCGGCCACGAATAATCGAATATCCCGAGAGATGAAAGGTGGACAGCCCGGGAGAGTGTGGCCTGGTGGGATGAACAAAATGCATGTACGGAGAGAGCGCGTGTTCATCCTCACCTTCTCCAATCGGCGGAAGGCTCCCGTCGATTGAATTGCGGAACTCATCCAGAAAGTCGCGGCTGCGCGCAAACACTTGGCGGATCTTCTCAGGCACAGGCGACTGCCGATGATCGAGGAGCGCCAACACCATCCCGTAAAGATCCGTACAAAATTGCAGGTACCCCACTCCCTGCTCCTGGCTGCCGCCGTCATGACTGATGTGCCGGGGAGTTTCCTCTTCCAAGAGGTAATGCCCGAATGCGAGCCATCGCTCGGCCATGTCCATTTCAGGGAAGAGACTGCCGGCATAGATCAATGCCACTGCCCCCGCCAGCGTGTCATGAGGGGTAATCAAGCGAAGCGACAGGCGTTTTCGGATCAATTCCGCATGACCGGCAATGAGGGTCAACACCGCAGGCCACACTGGCGCAGAAGTGAGCGCCGACGGACGGAGTGCATCCATCGCATGACAGACTGCCAGGAGGCGAAGCGCGCACTCCGTCGGGCAGATATAGTGAATCCCCATCAAAAACGGGTTCGCGTCAACCCAGGAAACGAGCTGTGCCTCCACCGCCGCCACGGCGGCTGAACGCACGGCCGGTTCAGCCTGCTGTGCCAACATCGCCAGGAGCACCAGGTGCTGGAGGCGTGAAGGCTCCCACGCCATGCGGATATCTCCGCAGGGGTTGCCGGACTGAATCGGGATGTCGGCAAAAAATCGGCGCGGCCAGAGGGTGCCCGTATCCGGCGCTCGATGCCAACAGGAGCCGTCTGGAGCCCAGGCCCAGGTATACCCAAAGATGGTCACGAAGCCTTTGAGCAGAGCCTCCAGCCGGGACTCATCTGCCGGAAGATGCCAGGGCAGAGGAGGCAACATCGGCGAGGAACTGGCGCAGAACGAATAGCGCGACACATCCTGCGCCGTAAATGCTCGATGGAGTGATTGCCGGCCGAGTCCCTGCCGCAGGTGTAAGAGCGAAAACAGCGCGCGCTCTCTCGCGTGACTCCACCATTCCAAGCGTCCCGGCGCGGCGAGGGCTTTCACCGACGACGCGAGACGTTGGGGGAGAGCATTGGGATTGAATGACAGCGTTACGCGCACTGACAAGCCATGCAGAATGAGTGGGAACAAAAATTGTGAACAAGGCTCCGTCCATTCGGCCTTGATTAAGTGCTACGTCGATGAAGGCACAGTACATTCGTCGAGCGCTGAGGTCAATGCCGAAAACCACGTAACCCTGCACCGGTGGCGTGACACAGGCATGCCGGAAGAGCGGGAGTCGTGCGTCAGAATAAGACAGCCGATGCAGAGAAATTCAGTCGGGGGCGGATGGCACTAACACTACGTAGCGGAATTGTGATAAGGAACAGGGGGTCATGGTTCGTTGAGACGATACTGCGTGACTCTGGATATCCGCAGGTATTCTGTTGAGACACAAAAAGGGAGCGACGCGGCACAGTGAAAAAGGCACTCATCACCGGCATCAGCGGACAAGACGGATCGTATTTGGCAGAAGTGCTGCTCGCCA from Nitrospira sp. encodes:
- a CDS encoding SpoIIE family protein phosphatase; amino-acid sequence: MAEPARIIDPTPAAKASKSVPVILLVDDDEITRISMAGRLKRLGYRVIEASDGVAGLAAIRAQRPDLVILDWMMPGLDGPSVCEALRADQELRSSQVVLMTAHDQPEQIAEGLSRGADDFLSKAASKQEVLARVQASLRSSALVREIERTRDDLDRSHRLLSAKQTELESELQSAADFVRAQLPLPGMPAPGISMQWAYQPSLALGGDLFQVSAWGSDTLGFYILDASGHGVSAALRAVALMSFLREDNLAKAVGSFDPGAIITEANRRFPLTPEGEYFTLWVGRLHLPSRTLSYAAAGHCGAFLHSIEGTSQWLSSASLPLGFDPTITFDSTTAQLQLRDRLYLLSDGIYEAPSPTGELWGRDRLQATLETHRTHTLAHSIGEAMATARLWLGGDIFPDDVALLGVEVLDGSASATEKP
- a CDS encoding Hpt domain-containing protein → MDAQPVMDLAAALERFDGDQDLFLTLAEMFLERAPTALIGIQTALVDQDLPLLVKEAHKLKGSAMEFCARPTVAAAAQLEESARQSATQEIPALADQVSVELQRLTAALKVIIEKGFPS
- a CDS encoding ATP-binding protein, whose product is MTPASNAKKLLLVHPSAETSALVMEQATARGISVITAPDSDGALSMMDMAMPDILLVDWFQPAKTRLALLHEARRRCLWMPIIATAHKGDEHAILDAVRAGAGDYLYSPVRVEEFWKALNRAFERIPQTVEDIPGIEQVEYRLVIGTNPADVESCVTWLVERTAMTLPETQRLHLRTTLIELIVNAVEHGSLEIFYQEKHEALSADQFESLIADRRRHPRFATRRVIVKALYDKIHRRIRYVITDQGNGFRWNGFLTRSDEPCDSRDANGRGVFLAKAFFPDLTYNERGTEVSFSVPLA
- the wecB gene encoding UDP-N-acetylglucosamine 2-epimerase (non-hydrolyzing), which codes for MTRIDLIAGARPNFMKIAPIIDALTAARSKGSRLQYRLIHTGQHYDRAMSGSFFEELGIPDPDINLEVGSGTQAEQTAAIMVNYERVLSKEKSALCLVVGDVTSTMACSIVARKMGIPVAHVEGGIRSHDWTMPEEINRVVTDSLTNWFFTTSDTANENLRRAGVTDDRIFFVGNTMIDTLLKQLPRLRPPSCWTSLALEPNSYFVVTLHRPANVDGEQQLLGLLQAIAEGTHGLPVVFPVHPRTAKNLREAGKTLPSMHYVDPLGYLEFNYLVKHARGVITDSGGITEETTVLGIPCLTLRDNTERPETVTIGTNELIGTDPRKLPPALARLMAGQWKKGAIPPRWDGKTAERIVEHLETLLLSS
- a CDS encoding AbrB/MazE/SpoVT family DNA-binding domain-containing protein → MSTSTLTSKGQTTIPKDVRERLNLHPGDRLEFVIDEDGRVIVLPASVDASELAGMLKRPAKPVTVEEMNQVIRKRGGRR
- a CDS encoding type II toxin-antitoxin system VapC family toxin, with protein sequence MIGIDTNVLVRHLVQDDPRQAHAATQVITKQCTRDNPGFINRIVLCELVWVLESAYGYSKDTIVNVLDRLLRTSQLRVEDAQTAWTAYRLYQKGKADFSDCLLGSTNRLGGCESTVTFDRAAGKLEGFQLL
- a CDS encoding UDP-N-acetylglucosamine 2-epimerase gives rise to the protein MRDNTERPETVTIGTNELIGTDPRKLPPALARLMAGQWKKGAIPPRWDGKTAERIVEHLRTLLVRA
- a CDS encoding alginate lyase family protein; the encoded protein is MRVTLSFNPNALPQRLASSVKALAAPGRLEWWSHARERALFSLLHLRQGLGRQSLHRAFTAQDVSRYSFCASSSPMLPPLPWHLPADESRLEALLKGFVTIFGYTWAWAPDGSCWHRAPDTGTLWPRRFFADIPIQSGNPCGDIRMAWEPSRLQHLVLLAMLAQQAEPAVRSAAVAAVEAQLVSWVDANPFLMGIHYICPTECALRLLAVCHAMDALRPSALTSAPVWPAVLTLIAGHAELIRKRLSLRLITPHDTLAGAVALIYAGSLFPEMDMAERWLAFGHYLLEEETPRHISHDGGSQEQGVGYLQFCTDLYGMVLALLDHRQSPVPEKIRQVFARSRDFLDEFRNSIDGSLPPIGEGEDEHALSPYMHFVHPTRPHSPGLSTFHLSGYSIIRGRTRDRAIFDHGALGMAPRYTHGHADALSLFLQVGAQDVLIDPGTYTFTGHDEWRAYFRSTRAHNTVTIDGLDQAIQDGSLAWSLPFDTHLVYKDETPEGKITVIARHYGYKDRLGVTHLRGVSYEPPGSWMIWDWLTGTGVHQVELNWHLGCRPIPVDGGYRLEGCNPPLLLTVEGGASTLCEGSVQPVGGWASKRYGSKHPITTLRVAYTGSLPHEFMTRLRIL